One segment of Deinococcus arcticus DNA contains the following:
- the ybaL gene encoding YbaL family putative K(+) efflux transporter, translated as MPHHTELIAVLAIGLTLAFFGGLMATRLRLPPLVGYLLAGLAIGPFTPGFVADAGIAAQLSEIGVMLLMFGVGLHFSIGDLLAVRRIAVPGALLRIIAITLLSVGVSQLWGWTVGQGVILGLALSVASTVVLLRALEERGTLDTSNGKIAVGWLVVEDLVMVLALVMLPALAPLLGSTESGPLDLGALGVSLLLTLGKMTLFVAVMMIVGRRFIPWMLARVARLGSRELFTLAVLGTALGIAYAAGALFDVSFALGAFLAGVVASESKFSQQVAEDALPFQDAFAVLFFVSVGMLFNPAILLQAPLLVLATALIIIVAKTLVAFFTMRLLKASFATALTVAISLAQIGEFSFILATLGRDLNLLSAQGQNLILAGAIVSIILNPFLFRLIPVIEAWQHQRAPQEIPQDLPPVGVAQHAVLVGYGRVGRLIARTLQDEKISFVVIEEDERRVEELREANLPVVYGDAARTDVLSRAGLLDASVVIIATPDGPQSQLILEKVRRINPTVHVTARTHDEHTQKALQDLGASDVLYGEYELGLAMGHHVLAALRSSSGSVIKPATS; from the coding sequence ATGCCACACCACACTGAACTGATCGCTGTCCTGGCCATTGGTCTGACCCTTGCCTTCTTCGGTGGCCTGATGGCCACCCGCCTCCGTCTCCCACCGCTGGTTGGCTACCTGCTTGCGGGTCTGGCGATCGGGCCGTTCACCCCAGGGTTTGTGGCTGATGCTGGCATTGCCGCACAACTCTCTGAGATCGGCGTCATGCTGCTGATGTTCGGCGTTGGTCTGCATTTCTCGATTGGTGATCTGTTGGCCGTTCGGCGCATCGCTGTGCCTGGCGCGCTGCTCCGCATTATCGCCATCACGCTGCTGAGTGTGGGTGTCTCCCAGCTCTGGGGCTGGACGGTCGGTCAAGGCGTCATTCTTGGCCTCGCGCTGTCGGTCGCCAGTACGGTGGTTCTCCTGCGCGCCCTGGAAGAGCGGGGCACGTTGGACACCAGCAACGGGAAGATTGCAGTGGGCTGGCTGGTGGTCGAAGACCTCGTGATGGTCCTGGCGCTGGTGATGCTGCCCGCGTTGGCCCCACTGCTGGGCAGCACCGAAAGTGGGCCACTGGACCTGGGGGCCTTGGGCGTTTCCCTGCTGCTGACCTTGGGCAAGATGACCCTGTTCGTGGCCGTGATGATGATCGTTGGCCGGCGCTTTATTCCCTGGATGCTTGCTCGAGTGGCGCGCCTGGGCTCACGAGAGCTGTTCACCCTGGCGGTCCTGGGAACCGCGTTGGGGATCGCGTACGCCGCTGGGGCCCTGTTCGACGTTTCGTTCGCACTCGGAGCATTCCTGGCTGGCGTGGTCGCGAGCGAGAGCAAGTTCAGCCAGCAGGTTGCTGAGGACGCGCTGCCCTTTCAAGACGCCTTCGCCGTGTTGTTCTTCGTGTCGGTCGGCATGCTGTTCAATCCAGCGATTCTGCTTCAAGCGCCCCTGCTGGTTCTGGCCACGGCGCTGATCATCATCGTCGCGAAGACGTTGGTGGCTTTCTTCACCATGCGGCTGCTCAAGGCGTCCTTCGCCACAGCCCTGACCGTGGCCATCTCGTTGGCGCAGATCGGGGAGTTCTCCTTTATCCTGGCGACCCTTGGCCGGGACCTGAACTTGCTCAGCGCACAGGGCCAGAACCTGATCCTGGCGGGCGCCATCGTGTCCATCATCCTGAACCCTTTCCTGTTCCGCTTGATTCCCGTGATTGAGGCCTGGCAGCACCAGCGGGCCCCTCAAGAGATTCCACAGGATCTTCCTCCGGTTGGCGTGGCGCAGCACGCCGTCCTGGTCGGCTACGGCCGAGTCGGTCGACTAATCGCACGCACACTCCAGGACGAGAAGATCTCCTTTGTGGTGATTGAAGAGGATGAACGCCGGGTGGAGGAACTCCGGGAGGCAAATCTCCCCGTGGTGTACGGTGACGCGGCCCGTACGGACGTGCTGTCACGCGCTGGGTTGCTCGACGCGAGTGTGGTCATCATCGCTACGCCGGACGGTCCGCAGTCCCAGTTGATCCTGGAAAAGGTTCGCCGGATCAACCCCACCGTGCATGTCACCGCCAGGACCCACGACGAGCATACTCAGAAGGCGCTGCAGGACCTGGGTGCCAGTGACGTGCTGTACGGCGAGTACGAGCTTGGTCTGGCCATGGGCCATCATGTTCTGGCTGCGCTACGCAGCTCATCCGGGTCAGTGATCAAACCAGCAACTTCCTGA
- a CDS encoding alpha/beta fold hydrolase: MRSSLHLLDVGPLEADVLMFLHGGGLSAHQWHPQLKALNGYRCLAPDLPEHGLSRALGPFELHDAVERVLHVLVQRSPGQRVHLIGSSLGGAVALQVLRVAPKLVQSVFITGTAAGLSRRTGQLTLAAAPLVNLIPKEWLLQASERQFRVPTADRAAFREDLRQALNIHTQHSLTRALMNLQLPISSNVRVLALVGSKETWTAKRAARHIARLMPQGQAVEVPQVGHLWNLEAPDLFTATVQAWVEGKPLPPPLRPLATDVE, encoded by the coding sequence ATGCGTTCGAGCCTGCACTTGCTTGACGTCGGTCCACTCGAAGCGGACGTGCTGATGTTCCTCCATGGAGGTGGACTGAGTGCGCATCAATGGCACCCACAACTCAAGGCCTTGAATGGGTACCGTTGCCTGGCACCTGACTTGCCGGAACACGGGCTCAGCCGCGCGCTTGGCCCTTTTGAACTGCATGACGCTGTAGAACGCGTGCTGCACGTTTTGGTTCAACGATCCCCGGGGCAACGTGTCCATCTGATCGGGAGTTCACTGGGGGGAGCGGTCGCCCTTCAGGTACTCCGAGTGGCCCCTAAACTGGTCCAGTCCGTATTCATCACAGGAACGGCCGCTGGCCTCAGCCGCAGGACCGGGCAGTTGACGCTGGCAGCTGCACCGCTCGTAAACCTCATTCCTAAGGAATGGCTGTTACAGGCCAGCGAACGGCAATTCCGTGTCCCTACCGCAGATCGCGCAGCATTTCGTGAAGACCTTCGGCAGGCGTTGAACATCCATACACAACACAGCCTGACACGTGCACTCATGAATCTGCAGCTGCCTATTTCCTCGAATGTTCGTGTGCTCGCTCTGGTCGGATCGAAGGAGACATGGACTGCCAAACGCGCAGCGCGCCATATCGCCCGTCTGATGCCTCAGGGACAAGCGGTGGAGGTCCCTCAGGTGGGGCACCTGTGGAATCTGGAAGCCCCAGATCTGTTTACTGCAACAGTACAGGCATGGGTAGAAGGGAAACCTCTTCCCCCCCCGCTGCGGCCACTCGCGACTGACGTTGAATGA
- a CDS encoding AfsR/SARP family transcriptional regulator, whose translation MTGALEDVEIARWLAPRLAEYHGRQGRFAQGYAALYLWVTPPGQPLPPAVLLARGILAWREGQPLQSARDLTQATEGFTAQGQPVWAARAKLHHAHALYLSRSADFPAQLQAASEDFARLQMPPAFTADLEDVAESLHAGALDPALRSALTGLLGNAAGLRGVPVQGLDGPLTRLDISTLGTEQVTVEGETVPLSPGAVALLACLVLRPGQTRQEVQLALYPDKFPNAAASAIKTHLAEARRHIGENVIITDGPYHARRYQMGAGYAVRLDLLEWRAALIAQNLPRALSLYQGPFLPGLDGSEWAEGLRLETRAELALLAQQVAQAWLEAGEPLRAIATCEQCLLVEPNVVELHEVRLQAARRLGDPRRIRQYEAEWQALM comes from the coding sequence ATGACGGGCGCCCTGGAGGATGTGGAGATCGCCCGGTGGCTGGCGCCCAGACTCGCGGAATACCACGGGCGGCAGGGGCGCTTCGCGCAGGGGTATGCGGCGCTGTACCTATGGGTGACCCCGCCAGGGCAGCCACTGCCACCCGCCGTGCTGCTGGCCCGGGGCATTCTGGCTTGGCGGGAAGGCCAGCCGCTGCAGTCCGCGCGGGACCTGACCCAGGCAACGGAAGGGTTCACGGCGCAAGGCCAGCCGGTCTGGGCCGCGCGGGCGAAACTCCATCACGCGCACGCCCTGTACCTCAGCCGCTCCGCTGACTTTCCAGCCCAATTGCAGGCGGCCTCCGAAGATTTCGCCCGGTTGCAGATGCCGCCGGCGTTCACGGCGGACCTGGAGGATGTGGCCGAGAGCCTGCACGCTGGCGCACTCGATCCAGCGCTCCGCTCGGCGCTCACTGGCCTGCTCGGGAACGCCGCTGGCCTGCGGGGCGTGCCAGTGCAGGGCCTGGACGGGCCCCTGACGCGCCTGGACATCTCCACCCTGGGGACCGAGCAGGTCACCGTGGAAGGCGAGACTGTGCCACTGAGTCCAGGGGCCGTAGCCCTTCTGGCGTGCCTGGTGTTGCGGCCAGGCCAGACCCGGCAGGAAGTACAGCTGGCGTTATACCCGGACAAATTCCCCAATGCCGCAGCCAGTGCCATCAAGACCCATCTGGCGGAAGCGCGGCGGCACATCGGGGAGAACGTGATCATCACTGACGGGCCGTACCACGCACGGCGCTACCAGATGGGCGCGGGCTATGCCGTGCGCCTGGACCTCCTGGAATGGCGCGCGGCCCTGATCGCGCAGAATCTCCCCCGAGCGCTGAGCCTTTATCAGGGCCCCTTTCTGCCTGGCCTGGACGGCAGCGAATGGGCTGAAGGGCTCAGGTTGGAAACTCGTGCGGAGCTGGCTTTGCTGGCACAACAGGTGGCGCAGGCCTGGCTGGAGGCGGGGGAGCCCCTGCGGGCGATCGCCACGTGCGAACAGTGTCTGTTGGTCGAACCAAATGTGGTGGAGCTGCACGAGGTGCGGCTCCAAGCCGCCCGGCGCCTGGGTGATCCCCGCCGCATCCGGCAGTACGAGGCCGAATGGCAGGCGCTCATGTAG